A stretch of Castanea sativa cultivar Marrone di Chiusa Pesio chromosome 2, ASM4071231v1 DNA encodes these proteins:
- the LOC142623385 gene encoding 2-hydroxyisoflavanone dehydratase-like, whose protein sequence is MGSIAKEIDAKELEKEFLPFLRMYKDGTVERLLGTPYVPPSPQDPETGVSSKDITISLDPSISARLYLPKLNQTHQQKLPILVYYHGGGFCIESAFSFDHHRFLNSLVSQGQVVAVSVEYRLAPEHFLPSAYEDCWSALQWVASHVKDDKVINKEPWLMNHGDFSRVFLGGDSAGANIVHNMAMRAGVESLHDGVKLVGAFLTHPYFWGSKPLRSEASEGHDKALPCLVWNFVYPNAPGGIDSPMINPFVETGAPSLAVLGCSRVLVTVAEKDELRDRGVYYYEELIKSKWEGEAELVQVEGEDHAFHVLNFETENAKTLIKRLASFLLK, encoded by the coding sequence ATGGGTTCCATTGCCAAGGAGATAGATGCGAAGGAGCTAGAGAAAGAGTTTCTTCCATTCCTCCGTATGTACAAGGATGGTACAGTTGAGCGACTATTAGGCACTCCCTATGTGCCCCCATCCCCTCAAGACCCAGAAACTGGAGTCTCATCAAAAGACATCACCATTTCACTAGATCCCTCCATCTCTGCTCGTCTCTACCTCCCAAAACTCAACCAAACCCACCAACAAAAGCTTCCCATCTTGGTCTACTACCATGGCGGAGGCTTCTGCATTGAATCCGCCTTCTCATTTGATCACCATCGCTTCCTCAACAGTTTGGTCTCTCAAGGTCAAGTTGTTGCAGTGTCCGTTGAGTACAGGCTAGCTCCTGAGCACTTTCTCCCCAGTGCTTATGAAGATTGCTGGTCTGCACTTCAATGGGTTGCATCACACGTCAAAGATGATAAAGTTATCAACAAAGAGCCATGGTTGATGAATCATGGTGACTTTAGCCGAGTTTTTCTTGGTGGTGATAGTGCTGGTGCTAATATTGTGCATAATATGGCAATGAGAGCTGGTGTTGAGAGCTTGCATGATGGTGTTAAACTTGTAGGAGCTTTTCTTACGCACCCTTACTTCTGGGGTTCAAAACCATTACGGTCAGAGGCTAGTGAAGGACATGACAAGGCTTTGCCATGCTTGGTTTGGAACTTTGTATATCCAAATGCTCCTGGTGGTATTGATAGCCCAATGATCAATCCATTTGTTGAAACTGGAGCACCCAGCTTGGCTGTACTTGGGTGTTCTCGAGTGCTTGTGACTGTGGCTGAGAAGGATGAGCTGAGGGATAGAGGCGTTTATTACTATGAGGAATTGATAAAAAGCAAGTGGGAAGGAGAGGCTGAGTTGGTTCAAGTTGAAGGAGAGGATCATGCTTTCCATGTCTTGAATTTTGAGACTGAGAATGCAAAGACTTTGATCAAACGCTTGGCTTCTTTTCTCCTCAAGTAA